The proteins below come from a single Halobacillus salinarum genomic window:
- the trmB gene encoding tRNA (guanosine(46)-N7)-methyltransferase TrmB, which translates to MRLRNKPWADDFMKENNHIVVQDPFSVRGKWKQLYEKQQNPLHLEIGTGKGGFISGMGKQHPELNFVGVEIVKSVIVGALKKVIDAEVSNVRLVNENAKDLRELFSENEIDHVYLNFSDPWPKNRHEKRRLTFSTFLEQYEEILIPNGELTLKTDNRGFFEYSLISFSNYGMTLEDVSLDLHADEDPLNVATEYEEKFKAKGQPIYRCRARFSS; encoded by the coding sequence ATGCGTTTAAGAAATAAACCCTGGGCAGACGATTTCATGAAGGAAAATAACCATATAGTTGTTCAAGATCCTTTTTCCGTAAGAGGAAAGTGGAAGCAGTTATACGAAAAACAACAAAACCCTTTGCATTTAGAAATAGGAACTGGCAAAGGCGGGTTTATTTCGGGAATGGGAAAGCAGCATCCGGAATTAAATTTTGTCGGTGTCGAAATCGTGAAAAGTGTCATCGTAGGAGCTCTTAAAAAAGTCATCGACGCAGAAGTTTCTAATGTCAGACTGGTAAATGAGAACGCGAAAGACTTACGGGAACTATTCTCTGAGAATGAAATTGACCATGTTTATCTCAACTTCTCAGATCCTTGGCCCAAAAATCGTCATGAAAAAAGAAGACTCACTTTTTCTACCTTTCTAGAACAGTATGAAGAAATTCTAATCCCTAATGGAGAACTTACTCTTAAAACAGACAATCGTGGTTTCTTTGAATATTCTCTTATCAGCTTTTCCAATTATGGGATGACTTTGGAAGATGTGTCTCTTGATTTACACGCCGATGAGGATCCATTAAATGTGGCAACAGAATACGAAGAAAAATTCAAAGCGAAGGGTCAGCCTATTTATCGATGCCGGGCAAGGTTCTCAAGCTGA